CAAACACAAGCGACTCTGAATTACTCATTTAGATTGTACACGATAATGAGACGCTGACACGAGACGACAGACAGTACCAGTAGAATGCAACAGGACGTTGCTTGCACACCGCCATTGTGCCAGAGGTCTTCCAAGCATATGTTGTTCACCTGATCACCACCTCCCTGCATGCCACACACACACTGCAAGTTAGATTACATACAGACATATTGTGTTTCTAATGCATGCATACCACTAACAGAGATCGTGGTGTTCTAGGATGATGCAGAGTCCATCTAACTAAACAATATCATATATGATGCAGAGTCCTCCGGATGATGGAATACCTTTCAAAGTGAGGCATCCTTAGAATATTAGGTTGTTCTGATGCTATATAAAATAGCGTAAAAAAAACTAAGGTAATCAACCTAATCAAGGCAGCAGGGAAAAGGACATGTGAGCAGGGCATGTATGCACATTTTGAAAAGAATGGACAGAGCCAACTAAAATCTGTGAGCATTAAAACTTGTGGGAAATTTGGTCAATCACATGAACAGGGCCTTTATGCACATTTTTCTCTACCAGTAGTCCGGTACCAGTAGAAAGACAATAGATCGGTAGTATCATTTAAAAAACTTTGTTGTAAGGTTGCTGTTAGCTTTCTGCTCTGATTCAAGTTAACTTGGCACCTGTAAGATTTTTAAACACGTACTGTGGCTTCACACTTACTTGGGAGTAACCCATGAGGTCTGAAAGATTCAGAGTTAACAATCAACTCTGATTCAAATTCAGAATTCAGATTAGAAAATTTACATCATGATTTCTGTTTACATGCATGCATGATTCGTTCAATTTTTTGAAGTATAAGCGAAGATCCAGCATGTCTTAAGCAAGAGGAAGCATGTCTTAAGCAAGAAGATACAAAACAGAACAGAAGAGATACCACATGGTTACTTGCTCACTCCATCGACCTCATCCGTTTATCTTTCATTTCTATGATGAAAGTAGACTTGGGGTTATATGGTTTGAAACTCTGAATCAAGTGGCCAACAAGTGGCTGCTAGGTGAGTATCAATGACTCGGCCACGATTACTGACTGGCTCACCATAGATGTATACTACATAAAATGCATAGCGCGTGTCCATCCCAGTGGATGAAGACGTGTAGTGTGAGGGAGTGTGGGCGCCAGACGGAGACGGTCAAGTATATACTAACTTAACAATTCAGTCAAAGTCACGTGGATTATCAATCTATATATGAAACCTTCCGCATTAACAGGATGCAACATTAACAGGATGCATGCACTATACCAGTGTTGTGCTGTGTTGTAGGGTTCAGACCTGGGATGGTCAAGACTCAAAGTAcccgcaaaataaaataaaataaaataaaatgtttcAGTTCATTTGCACGTGGCACTGTCCATTTCATAAGAGCAATCGGTACCGCGAGTAACCCATTGGCTGCACTAGATAATATCATGGATTCATGGTCGAATCATGCTGATAAGGCCACGTTGACATGAACTAACTGAAATTTGGATTCTCTGGGAACGATGGTATTTGGAATAAGGTTGCATTGACACAATGAAACTGGAACTCAAAGATTCAGTGGAGGCTAAATGCATATAGAAAAATACGAAGCCAAACTCAAAAATTAACAAATGTACAACCTAAGGTTAAATTTAGATAGGATGCTTAGTATCACTAGCACATGCAGACCACCACAGACCACTGCCAATGGTTCAGGAGCTAAAATTAGCACCCAGCAGCAAAAATACAAACTAGAGATATTCAAGCCAAACATAACAGTATAGGCCTAGGAAGCATCGAAGAATCTATCTATGCATCTGAAATATACTACAAAATGTAAGGTTCTAACTTCCACCAGGTGCTCATCATCGTACACACTACAAGCAAAAGCCCAGTCCTTTGGTAGAGATCTGAAGAAAACAGGGTTAAATGCTGGATCGTATCCATCGTTAATTGCCtctcgaactgatgtaatttttTCCAGGGGAGATAATCCAAGAGAAGGGCTACCTCGGAGGCGGATCCGCGCAGAGAAGATGTGGGTACAACCGGCGGGGCAGGGGCGCCGCCCTCCTCGCGTGTGGTGGGGAGGAGCGGCGGGGGTGCACGAGATGGGAGGCACCCGCGACAGAGGGGACGGGACGGTCAGATCGGCGCGGCGGACATCCCTCGGGCGGAAGAGCTGGGTGGCGTGGGCGGCGAAATCGCTGTACTCCCTGGCCTTGGCCTTGGCGGCTACCACCCGAGTAGTCCTCATCTCCGGTGAGGATCCATCTTCGCCTTCATGGGTGCCTGCAGAGAGAGAGATTTAGATAAAGAAATCATGACAAAGAGAGAGTAgggaagagagagagatggagggaGATGAACCGTCCTGGAAGAGCATGCCACCGTGTTCGTGCAGCAGATCAACGAGAGACCGCAAGGTCAGAGACGGCAGGCGGTCGGATCTAGccgaggggaagggggcgcgcggagGGCGGCTCGAGCACGAGACGGAGGCCGCCAGCAAGGACCTCGGCCCGCAGACGAGcagggcgtcgaggaggtcgtcgCAGGCGCGGACGGAGCGGGCGACGCGAGCTTGGGCTGGCTGGTCATGGCGGCGCACTGGCCGGTCGAGGCAGAGCAGGGAGCCGGGGCGAGGGAGGATCGGTGGAGCTGGCAGGGAGGAAGGGGACGGGATCGAGAGGAGCTAGGGTTTGCGCGGGTGAGGAAGGGAGGGGATCGGGGAGCGAGGggaagaaaggaggcggggggtggatggAAATTGACCCGGAGGAcatagctagggtttcggggttggTGTGGATGAGTCTAGGACAACCGTTGGATCCCCGAGCATCCAACGGTGTTGGATGCACGATCCGCGTGATAtgtccacggaccaatcagaatgGAGTACgatgttatgaccatctaaattggtcatgGTTGACTTAAAATAATGTGTTAAAATCATTTAAGCTACTTTATGATCTGagaaattctaaaaaaaatagaaaaccttctcattgtgtcagcaaaatgtgaacaagttttcagaaaaaataacaacatggaataagataaatatctttaaAAAGGTGTCGTCGGAAAtgagtttttttgcaaaaaaaaaacattttccctttttcgagtgcccaaaatgagttttttttgtgaaggacctacaatatatttattgcaaaattggatgaaatcaatattataaactattaggccatatttaatgcacaaatgccccaaatagttgggtgtcaaaagattttatccacctctggtaaaaaagacaaatttccgttgaTCCAGGTGAAGCGGATCAAATTTCAACTAcaactgccttatagtttgctctttattttttccaaaaatcatttctagatacataagtatctatttaattagagaaacagaaaaagttttccaagattcaaccactagctaggaacggtcatgcccgccgttttgaccgcattttgaaacgggcatgaaaaattcaaaaaaaaatcaaaaaattaggaaaccttcgcattgtgtcattatatgtgaccatgttaccaggaaaaataataaacttgtaatacgataattatttttaaaaagtgttctcagaaacgagctatcatgtgtggagatcaatggctttcaagccaaatgatcaatcttatggccacattcatggcatagtttgttcaaataatctcatattgtgcacaagggtgcatcttgggatgacaaacaatgttgcctaagggagttttcattttattttcacggaaaattcattttccattttttgagtgcccgaaatgaggtttttttgtgaagtaaCTACCAAATAAATGttgtaaaaatggaccaaatcatttttataaaatactaggccatgtttaatgtacaattgacacaatggttgggtgtcaaaagccttgatccacttctggtgaaaaagacaaatttccgccgattcagtaggaagcgggtcaaatttgaacggtagctgcctcgtagtttgctctttattttttccaaaaatcatttctaggtacataactatatatttaatcagagaaacatcaaaaggtttccatgattcaacaactagctaggaacggtcaagcccgtcgttttgaccgcattttgaaacgggtaaaaaaattcaaaaaaaatcaaaaaattggaaaaccttcgcattgtgtcatcatatgtgaccaagtttccagaaaataataaacttgtaatacggcaattattttaaaaaaaatgttcttagaaacgagctatcatgcgtaaAGATTcatgctttcaagccaaatgatcaatcttatggccacattcatagcatagtttcttcaaatgatctcataatgtgcacaagggtacatcttggaattccaaacaatgttgcctaagggagttttcattttctttgcacggaaaattcattttccatttttcgagtgcccgaaatgaggtttttttgtgaaggaactaccaaataattgttgcaaaaatggaccaaatcaattttataaaatactatgccatgtttaatgcacaattgacacaatggttgggtgtcaaaagccttgatccacctctggtgaaaaagacaaatttccgccgattcagcaggaagcgggtcaaatttgaactgtagctgcctcatagtttgctatttattttttccaaaaatcatttctaggtacataagtatctatttaatcagagaaacatcaaaaaatttccaagattcaaccactagctaggaacggtcaagcccgccgttttgaccgcattttgaaacgggcataaaaaattcaaaaaaaatcaaaaaattggaaaaccttcgcattgtgtcattatatgtgaccaagtttccaggaaaaataataaacttgtaatacggcaattattttaaaaagtgttctcagaaacgagctatcatgcgtgaagattcatggctttcaagccaaatgatcaatcttatggccacattcatggcatagtttgttcaaatgatctcatattgtgcacaagggtgcatcttggaattccaaacaatgttgcctaagggagttttcattttctttgcacggaaaattcattttccattttccgagtgcccgaaatgagtttttttgtgaaggacctaccatatatttgttgcaaaattggaccaaatcaattttataaaatactaggccatatttaatgcacaattgacaaaatggttgggtgtcaaaagctttgatccatctctggtgaaaaagacaaatttccgccgattcagtaggaagcgggtcaaatttgaactgcagctgccttatagtttgctctttattttttccaaaaatcatttctaggtacataattatctatttaagcataaatacatggtttggtggtgatacattgaggtttggacggtggcccagggccccaactccaaagcgcgtagactcgcatgcccgccgcatggtcaccacatgaccgtggcgttgccatgcgttctgggaagcctaggcatgtctagtaggtttggcactccccaggtacatgcttggaagaaaataacaacagaagaatctcacgaggagaccgaacaatgctcaaacatgaattagcacccaagtgtttgattagtggtacgggaaatgcacatggccaatagGCCTGAGTTtaggctgaggatgatcatctactaaggacactatcttggaaaatttgcagctcaaatggaggagcctaggtgtcacttgctttgcaacgtaccacactggacagaaatatgaatgttgaagccacactcacatgtattgttagatggggctcaaattttgtggagagcaatgatttgggaatatagaagatgtggcaaaaattcagctcattaggatatgcctagctagtacttccttcacaacagttcgagttgaacaaaaactttggaaatttgccgaggtagatttaccaggcaaatggagttgaatattgtcatgaggcaatgatttggatagtaaagattgcccaatttttttgggaattttgggaatgatagaaatataggttgcttcacaacctagggcaaaaattgacacatggacatgacacataggcaaaactgatgaggtggcgcctagtcatagaaaTCCACCATaacttacaaggttatgaccatctatattggtcatgaccagctagaaataaggcagcggatcagtgttgtctgctttgtgaccatttcgtgtaaggaaattacgacctttctgaccaaaatggtcgatatagtttagcgtttggagccccccgaacagcttttgaccaattggtctcaaatggtcatagatctatgaccaattcttccagggtcactgccagaaggtcactagttgacatatttcttgtagtgaaaccCTAACCTTGTTCTTCCCGCGAGACTCAATCAAGACCAGGTAGCGATGCCAGATTGCCCCTTGCTCGGCCCGAATCAAGCTCTCCAGGAGATAGAACAAGGAGGGGCGAAGCTAGATCTCAACGGCGGCGTAGATCGCCCCCGAGAGAAGAAACCCTAACGAGAGGGAAAAACTTCAAGATACCCAGCCGAGAATACCTACATGACAGGTAACCTGATGAACGACATTTATGGTGTTACAGCCCAGGTACCTAACCTTTCTGGTTGTTAGCCCAAGCAGGCCAGCCGAAGGCCCCCTAGGAAGGTTTCCACCCTGGCCCATCATGCTGGCCCATGGCCCATATAGAGGGAAGACTCTAGAAGTCTTTGCCACCTGCTACAACCCACACGCAATTGCAAGAGTACGACACGCGGGAAACTACATGCGTTGCACCTCGCATGCAACTGCAAGGGGCAAAACACACGTGAAACTAGGTTGGAGCTAGTTGTAGGAGCAGCAACAGCCTGACATTATTAttgttgttttaattattttttcaccATATGGACATAATAATGTAGTTGATACTGGAAAAATAAGGTTTTGTGGGATCTTTTGCATGCTTGACACCCAGTTGCACGTGTGTTTGGTTCCCTATATGGGTTTTCTTTAAACCCATGACAATCATTTTAAAATCAACAACTGACATTTTTCTGGTTACACAGTGACCATTATACAATTATATGTTGAATATTTTTTGTAAATAGACATTGTACTTTTCAAATGCACAACATTAATTTTTCAAATAAGCGTTGAATACTTTCCCAAATACCCATTAaaaaattcaaatatatttttcatACACAACAAATATATTTAAGATAGCATTGAAGTTTTTCTAAATACACGATTAATAACTTTAAACAAATGATACCCATTTTTGAAGAGCACAACCAGTTTTCCTCCCCGCAAAGAAAAAACAGTTTTTCTAAAATATCATGACAAGCGTAAATGAAAGTTTGTATTTCTTGCCTTTAATGAGCAAGAAAATAAAAATCAAAATcaatactttttttgaggaacatCAAAATCAATACTTGAGCAAAAAAAATGTAACAGAAAAACTGGGCCGAGAAACTTAGAAACCCGTACATTGGGGAAATCGTACGGCCCAATCGATGAGCAAATATATCAGCACTGAACCAAAATCACAATGTACTTGATTTGCCACAATTAATGCCGGTACATTTACTACTTATTTATTGAGAGCACAATTTTACATTTATTAATTGGTTTGGTAAGATTTCTTTTGAAGATTTGTATTTCCTTTCATAAATAAAAGATACTAAGATGGGATTTCTAAACTCAGTGAAAGTATCAAGTACATTTTTTTTGGTATATTGTACATTTAAGTGACTAAATCACTATTTGATTCACTAGATTAATTCAATTTGCTATAATTTGCTATTACATTTGATGTAGCAAAAGGAATAAATATACCATAGTTCAGGCGGATTGTATCATAAGGATTTTCCCTTGCGTGTGTCTTACATATAGATGAAAGAGTCACATGCAGTGCACCAACACAACAACGTCTAGCTAAGTGCAAACTGAAAACTGCAATGGCGAGCACATTAAGATCCTTAGCTATTGTTCTTATTGTGCTCGCCGCCGTGTCCTTTGGTTTCCCTGCCATCAATGCCGACGCCACCCTCCTCGTCAAGACGTGCAAGAAGACCACAAACGCCTTGTTGTGCCTGGCAGTGTTGCACGTCGACCCAAAGAGCGCCTACGCCACCACCGAGCACGACCTTGCCAACGTCGCACTGCAGATCGCAAGTAACACCGCTGACCACAACGCCGAGGTCATCCACAACCTAGCCAAGGACGTCCAAGGCACGCCCGAGGGAGGCGCGTTGAACATCTGCCTCGGGGCCTATGTTGATGCCGCCAATGACCTCGAGATCGACGCTCGCCCCGGTTTCGATGGTGGGAACTATGTCGGCGCGAGGAATCTCGTGTTGGGTGCCAAGGGCGCCGGTGGTAGATGCGAGGTTGCGTTCAAGGGGATCAAAAAGAAGTCCCCCGTGACAAACATAGATCAACAGATGACAGAGCGATGTGGCGTCGCGGGTGAACTCATTGGCCTTCTTATACACAAGTGATCTGTCCTAAATCAAAATCTCTGCTCATATGTGCAATCTCCCGTCAATAATTAATTGGCAGGTCATCTAGCAACATATTCTGGTCGTGGATGACTGTGAATTACCAAGCTTAACAACGCACAAAAAAACAATCTTACCAACTAGGCCACTTGGGTACTCTAGTGCCGAAAGCGACCAAGCACGATAGCTCATGTTTCGAGCAGATCCATGTATCAACTACGATATATGTGGCGAACtgacatgtggttggatggttagagggactgtggtatctccAGTCCACCAAGGTTTAAgtcttggtgctcgcatttattcctggatttatttcaggattttcgacgATGCGCAcccagtgggaggagacgttcccgtcgacgacggggtggctacggtgacttcgtaaatttcaagatgatatgccggctcagtctttcggaggtgctcataggggtagggtgtgcgtgtgtgcgttcataggggtgagtgcgtgcgcgtatatatgagcgctttgCGTCTGTACTGTTTTCGAAAAAAAACTACGATATATGTGCACTGATCTAGGGCACTGAACCAACAATTTAGTCTCGGTCACAGTTCCATAGCACCAGGTACATAAATAAAAGGATCCCCTCCCGTTCAATCTCGCAATCCCACACGGTAAGGCTGTTCCCTCATAACAACCGATCCTAAAGAGAGTATTAAGGGATACAAAGGTCATATACTAAGGCCAGTCACAAAATGAGACAAAGGCCAGTCACAAAATATCAGATCATAACCAATTTTACAGGTGCATTCTTTTTAAGTTGTAACCAGATATTTTGATACATATACATGTAGTCAACGGCCCTCCAGGTAACTTTGGGTGCGACCACGATGGACTCCACGGAGACTTGATGGACTAAAATTAACGCGGATGGGGCTACAACGGTGCAACAAGGGCTCGCAGGAACCGGAGTCGTTGCTCGCGATGACCAGGGGTCGGTTCTTGCTGGAAGGATCACCAAGTACGAATCCATAAGGGATCCGCTGGTTATCAAGACTTTGGCCTGCAGAGATGCCCTCGTGTTGGCATTAGAGAAGAGCTTTTTGTAGGTGATAATTGAAATAGATTGACAGAACGTGTGTAACCAGTGGATGAAGGAAGACGCTCGTTCAGTAGCAGGTCAAGTGCTAAGGGAGATGAAAGCTGATGTCCACCACTTGCAGGGGTTTAAGTTCTGTTTTGTGAGTAGAATAGTGCTAGGGAGGCGATGACTTTGGAAGCACTCTCTTCTCAGTTTGATGTAACCCCTGTGTTTCTGATTGACGTTGTACAATCGGATCAGACTCGATTCCACTCTCAAATGAATAGAGTGCCCTAAGGGTGGTTTCTCAAAAAAAGTTACTTTTTTTTTTGAATAAATTCTTGTATATTACTCCAAAACACTTAAGGATTACAGTCAAGTTCAAAAATTTCTAAAGCGCTGGGGGCCCTCCAAGTAACTAGACCTCTGCTCCTCCAACCGAAGCCTATACCTCGTCCAAGTTTCTCGCCGTGCTTGTGAGGACCGACGGATGTCGAGACCCAGTAATTCGAACTCCGACTCTCTCGAGCAGTTGTCCTGTGGCTGGCCGATGTCCGCCACTTCATGCAGTCCAAGATCCACTTAGTTGCTGCCTCTGGCTTGGCTGGGAGCAGCCCAATCATATTCGGCAAGCATACTGGTCCGCGAAGCTCGTCGGCCTCGTCACCGACCAGCCACCGTCAAGCGGTCCGAGTCATTGCGCCGCTAGGTCCGTGGTCCTATCGCCGGTGCCTCTCCTCGTCCTTCGTAAATACCGATGTAAACGGAGAAATGGTCGTAAACTTAACAACCTAGAAACGAGAATCCAAGCGCTTGGTTGAAGATGACCTGTTTTTTATGAATGTATATTTTCCGGGTGCTTTTGATGGAAAACGACATTCAAATTGGAGCCTTATTGCGCAGTCCAACACAAGCTAGAGCATTTCTAAGACTCTTGATAATTAACCTTGTCTTTTTCTAAGGAATAATTAACCTTGTCTTAATAAGAGTCTTTTAGGACATGTAGAATGGTTGATAAAtgcagtcttatcttaagtcttgcacgTAATTTAGAGATGATAATAAAAATATGTCTACAATGGATTATCTCTTAGTCTTAtattcaataactagttattcctaaaaatatggtgagacatattgtgctaaaagATCATCTCTTatataagagaagacaagccttttcttatgatttctctctccttcACCTCAACGTTTGTCCTATGTGACACTGCTAAGATAGCACCGGTGTACAACCCTTACACTTTGGGTGTTACACCCTATCCCTGAATTATCTTAAGGCACTTTGACTCACTGCACCTAACATTACAAGCAAAGTATGCATCTTGTGCTCCTTAGATTGCACTGCTATATTCTAACAGTCTACTTGAATTATCAAAGGAATAGACAACGAGAAGAACACTATCAAGGTAGATTAATCAAACTGAAAAAAGCATGGAAATGGACACAAAGCTTTCGAATAAGGTACATGCAATGCAGCTGAATAGGGATCATGAAAGGTCATATCGATACTTCAGCTATGTAAGCAGCTGAACTGCAAGATATAATGATATACGCAATGATAGCGAAAGTACTCATGTGATCCCGAGCTCCAGTGATCCTAGATGAACAGTACAATCCGAAAAATagttaaaagaaaaataaaaaatctgATTTTCTACATGCCAAAAAatcacttatttatttattttttactattttttcagaTTTTATTGTTCATCCGGGATCATTGGAGCTCTCGGGTTCACATACTCCACGTCCGCAATGATAGACACTTTTTTTGAAGCGAGATTTAACAACATTTTTTTTTCAACAAGGAAACAAAATGTTCAACTTGGTCATAAAAAGCTGATGGTATAGATTGTAAGATGAATAGAAAAAAATAGTAAGGGGATAAAGCACTACGTACTACTGATTCAAATAGTTTAGGCGGTTAAGTGAAAACAAAATAGTTTGTACCTGTCAAAAAAGTTTTCTTCCCAGAAAAGACAcaatctattataaaagttcactagaagtacaaagcaccacaaaacataataaaaattacatcgaaaTCTCTAGACCACCAAACAACCACTATCGCCACTAgaacgagccgccgccgccgtgcccttgTTGCTGTTACCCTATTGGAGCGAGGCCTGGCCTTGTCGATGATAGCCAGGGATATTTCGTGCATGTGCTTCCTAAGGACCAACACCCTGGAGCCGCACTCGTTGTACTTGAACCGTTGAATCAATCCGATACTTGTGCCCCTAATGATTATCCGAAACGACTCTCGTGTTACTATGCGAGGCCCAAGCAATGGCAAacatgaatgaagatgatcagttAGGCTAtagtcaaaaataaaaataaaagaacatACCAGTTAAGTTATAGAGGTGTACTAGGAAATTACTACCTCTGCCTCTATAAATAAGAAATAACTATCTCTTCCTAACACATTACTCCCTTCTGTAATCAGTGTTGAAACAAAAAAGGACAATGTGCACCTAGTTCTGCAACTCCAGCTCTACATAATTCAGTTTTACTGAGAGCAGTTCAGTCCAAGAATTAGATTTATAAGTTCGATTCTACACAATACCGGACCACCTTCGATCAGTCAGTCTGCAACTGAAGGCAAACACTCAATCAGTACGTACATCACGAACACCAATCCCGGGGAGATAGAAAAGAGGGAAGAGTGATACGGGTGGTGGCAATTTTGAAGTAATTTCGAGAAATATTAGGGGCAACCACATATACAGTTTCGTTTTAAGTGTGGGCACTGGTGCAGGCGTGGGGCTGGCTCGGGGAAACGCCCGATTCCTACGTTTCAGCTCGGAGAGCTATTTTGCATCAGTCGGGCCAGGCCCAGCTAGGCGTGCAGTCTACCAAACAGCTACAAATTTGCATGGTGGTTGCGAGCCAGGTGCAGCCCaatcaaccaaacacaccctaggtGTATGGTGGCTAGTTTAGTTACATTGCTACTCTCTCTGATGAACACCCAACAGGTTGCATGGAACTCTGATGAACACCCAGCAGGTTATAA
This DNA window, taken from Triticum aestivum cultivar Chinese Spring chromosome 1D, IWGSC CS RefSeq v2.1, whole genome shotgun sequence, encodes the following:
- the LOC123164071 gene encoding uncharacterized protein, which codes for MASTLRSLAIVLIVLAAVSFGFPAINADATLLVKTCKKTTNALLCLAVLHVDPKSAYATTEHDLANVALQIASNTADHNAEVIHNLAKDVQGTPEGGALNICLGAYVDAANDLEIDARPGFDGGNYVGARNLVLGAKGAGGRCEVAFKGIKKKSPVTNIDQQMTERCGVAGELIGLLIHK